A segment of the Zalophus californianus isolate mZalCal1 chromosome 3, mZalCal1.pri.v2, whole genome shotgun sequence genome:
GAGTAACAAGACGCTGAATCTTAGGCGCTTTGGTTCTAGGTTTCTCCCCTTCTTTGTTTAGGGGCTTTCTCACAACATACTGGTGGACATCATCTTCTTTAGAGAGACTGAAAAGTTTGCGGATTCTGCTGGCTCTTTTGGGCCCCAGGCGACGAGGCACAGTAGTATCAGTGAGTCCAGGAATatccttctccccttttttttcaatGACCAAGTTGAGAACACTGAGATTGGCATCCACAATGCAACCCCGAACAGAtttgcgctttctctctccagtccgTCTTGGTCTATAGCAGGAATGCCCCTTACTCAGCAGCAGGCAGACATGACCATGGGTCAAGACACCCTGCTTCATGGGGAAGCCTTGTTTGTCATTGCCACCACTAATTCGGACCACATAACCCTTCCATTCTTCACCCAGAGAATCAGCAGCAACTTCTGTGGCCATACGCTTCTCATAAAAGGTAAGAAGTTTGCGTTCATCGTCTACTTCAATGAGTTTCTGGCAGCCAGTAGCTGGGAAAGAGATGTTCAGCTTCATCCTGAAGCAGCCTACCGCCTCCGAGGCGTCAcgaaaaagagttttttttttttttttttttttttaatgtgacacaCTGGCAGAGCTCCTGGCAGCAACAGAACCAGATGGAATTTTTGAAGGCAAGTATAAAGAAAAGTAATCAAGACTCCGAATGAAGTCCACCATAAGTTTTGAATTTAAAGGGATGGAAGTATAATTAATAGATTACTGCATGTGTacccacaatttatttttatactagatttattttattccataaaaaagatgaattcAAGTATAATAAGTTACTTCAACTCCATAGCAGAGATGTATGTCTcttctggaatttatttatttcattactaTGTGAATATGAATTTCATCTTTAGAATTTGCAGCTTGTTGTCTCTTAAAATTCTATAACTGGAGACACGACCATATATTATATCTCCTAGAAGCAAATGTCAGATGCGAAGTATAGTTTTTGTGGTGTTTAATTGCAAGCTGAAACATCTTTCtggattattataaaatattgaatcaaatttcattttagaaaaatataagcaaaaattccaaatattttcaattatttatcatttaaaatatcaatCATTGGTACACATTGAATTCAATTACTTTAAAACTACctttaagatttgattttttgaaGTAAAACAGCGATCAATCTACAGTTTAATAGTATTAATAATGTGTTAGTAACCAATCCTGTTGATGAATATGAATAAGAGCAGACATTTGGAAAACATGTTGTgatcactaaaa
Coding sequences within it:
- the LOC113920330 gene encoding 40S ribosomal protein S6-like; the protein is MKLNISFPATGCQKLIEVDDERKLLTFYEKRMATEVAADSLGEEWKGYVVRISGGNDKQGFPMKQGVLTHGHVCLLLSKGHSCYRPRRTGERKRKSVRGCIVDANLSVLNLVIEKKGEKDIPGLTDTTVPRRLGPKRASRIRKLFSLSKEDDVHQYVVRKPLNKEGEKPRTKAPKIQRLVTPRVLQRKRRHIALKKQCTKKNKEKAAEYAKLLAKRMKEAKEKRQEQIARRQRLSSLRASTSSSGIEYEFNIS